From a single Aquincola tertiaricarbonis genomic region:
- a CDS encoding helix-turn-helix domain-containing protein encodes MNQEGASTALVRRCRSGDIEEHTRQLQDWRLEYDQLDRGRFEGGFDDIRLPGLQLFRESTTRGVRQRGALMSRSIGLAMPLEGEGEMSFAGLRVPHGALMVCAGDNIDLLTPPGCTLAGVVVDVEALHAWLAPMPVDADRLLSTGLRVSPPSAAVARWRDTLCATLQALATQPARLMDDAAARTRLQADLMGAVVEVLTATPAEEAPLGDAARKRLVDRACDILLAESDDPPSLAQLCQRLGTSPRKLSYCFQELIGMSPARYIKALRLNAVRRALSRAHAGTDSVYDLATRWGFWHFGHFSTDYKRQFAELPSETLRRARAR; translated from the coding sequence GTGAACCAAGAAGGCGCAAGCACCGCCCTTGTGCGCCGTTGCCGCTCCGGCGACATCGAAGAGCACACCCGCCAGCTGCAGGACTGGCGACTGGAGTACGACCAGCTCGACCGTGGCCGCTTCGAAGGCGGCTTCGACGACATCCGGCTGCCGGGGCTGCAGCTGTTCCGCGAAAGCACCACCCGCGGCGTGCGCCAGCGCGGCGCGCTGATGTCCCGCAGCATCGGGCTGGCGATGCCGCTGGAAGGCGAGGGCGAGATGAGCTTCGCGGGCCTGCGGGTGCCGCACGGCGCCTTGATGGTGTGTGCGGGCGACAACATCGACCTGTTGACACCGCCGGGCTGCACGCTGGCCGGCGTGGTGGTCGACGTGGAGGCCCTTCACGCATGGCTGGCGCCCATGCCGGTGGACGCCGACCGCCTGCTGAGCACCGGGCTGAGGGTGAGCCCGCCTTCGGCCGCCGTGGCCCGGTGGCGCGACACGCTGTGTGCCACGCTGCAGGCCCTGGCCACGCAGCCCGCACGGCTGATGGACGACGCCGCAGCCCGCACCCGGCTGCAGGCCGACCTGATGGGCGCGGTGGTGGAAGTGCTCACCGCCACGCCGGCTGAAGAGGCGCCGTTGGGCGACGCGGCCCGCAAGCGCCTGGTCGACCGGGCCTGCGACATCCTGCTGGCCGAATCGGACGACCCACCGTCGCTGGCCCAGCTGTGCCAGCGGCTGGGCACCAGCCCACGCAAGCTCAGCTACTGCTTCCAGGAGCTGATCGGCATGAGCCCGGCGCGCTACATCAAGGCACTGCGGCTCAATGCGGTGCGGCGTGCGCTGTCACGCGCGCACGCAGGCACCGACAGCGTGTACGACCTGGCCACGCGCTGGGGCTTCTGGCACTTCGGCCACTTCTCCACCGACTACAAGCGGCAGTTCGCCGAACTGCCGTCCGAGACGCTGCGCCGCGCGCGGGCGCGCTGA
- the tynA gene encoding primary-amine oxidase, which produces MSAPLFRRLPLSLSRTAAVAAACLALLGPWSAPAQAHGSAATMVPLKKTLEDFGASVRWDAYAQVWTITRSSTVVRARPGARTVLVNGQPLKLAVPIVQRKGGAFISTDFINEVFQSGLDKTFVVERTPSPLNPLTAVEIEATVAALKSAGRWRDGLRFAEISLKAPPKEQVWAFALQGQPVTAPRSAGFVILDGKQVIEGTVDLGAKAVTQWQPVPGAHGMVLVDDFAAVQAAIEGSADYAAALAKRGISDVKKVVTTPLTVGYFDGKDSLRQEDRLLKVVSYLDVGDGNYWAHPIENLVAVVDLVKKQVVNIEDGGLVPVPMTPRPYDGRDRMASPPPKPLDIVEPDGKNFTISGNTLRWQNWQFHLRLDSRVGLVLSTVTYDDRGTKRKVMYEGSLGGMIVPYGDPDVGWYFKAYLDSGEYGMGTLTSPIEPGRDAPANAALLDATLADFNGAPVQVPRAIAVFERYAGPEYKHQEMGKPNVSVERRELVVRWISTVGNYDYLFDWVFAENGTIGINAGATGIEAVKAVKTRTMADATAAEDTRYGTLLDHHIVGTTHQHIYNFRLDLDVDGEGNTLTEIDPVVAPNTRGGPRTSTMQTVQRNVKTERQAAQKFDASTVRLLSNPSRSNKVGNPVSYQLIPYAGGTHPIAKGANFGADEWIYHRLSFMDKQIWVTRYREDERFPEGRYPNRSKTDTGLGQFTADDEPIANTDNVVWLTTGTTHVARAEEWPIMPTEWVHVLLKPWNFFDETPTLGRGPAAK; this is translated from the coding sequence ATGTCTGCCCCCTTGTTCCGCCGCCTGCCCTTGTCCTTGTCCCGCACGGCCGCCGTGGCCGCGGCCTGCCTGGCCCTGCTGGGCCCTTGGTCGGCACCCGCCCAGGCCCACGGCAGCGCCGCCACGATGGTGCCGCTGAAGAAGACGCTGGAAGACTTCGGCGCCAGCGTGCGCTGGGACGCTTATGCCCAGGTGTGGACCATCACCCGCAGCAGCACCGTGGTGCGCGCCAGGCCGGGGGCCCGCACCGTGCTGGTCAACGGACAGCCGCTGAAACTGGCCGTGCCCATCGTGCAGCGCAAGGGCGGCGCCTTCATCAGCACCGACTTCATCAACGAGGTGTTCCAGTCGGGCCTGGACAAGACCTTCGTGGTCGAGCGCACGCCCAGCCCGCTGAACCCGCTCACCGCCGTCGAGATCGAGGCCACCGTGGCCGCGCTGAAGTCGGCCGGCCGCTGGCGCGACGGCCTGCGCTTTGCCGAGATCAGCCTCAAGGCGCCGCCCAAGGAGCAGGTGTGGGCCTTCGCGCTGCAGGGCCAACCGGTGACGGCGCCGCGCAGCGCCGGCTTCGTGATCCTGGACGGCAAGCAGGTGATCGAAGGCACGGTGGACCTGGGCGCCAAGGCGGTGACGCAGTGGCAGCCGGTGCCCGGTGCCCACGGCATGGTGCTGGTGGACGACTTCGCCGCCGTGCAGGCCGCCATCGAAGGCAGTGCCGACTATGCCGCCGCGCTGGCCAAGCGCGGCATCTCCGACGTGAAGAAGGTGGTGACCACGCCGCTGACGGTGGGCTACTTCGACGGCAAGGATTCGCTGCGCCAGGAAGACCGGCTGCTGAAGGTGGTGAGCTACCTGGACGTGGGCGACGGCAACTACTGGGCGCACCCGATCGAGAACCTGGTGGCCGTGGTGGACCTGGTGAAGAAGCAGGTGGTCAACATCGAGGACGGCGGCCTGGTGCCGGTGCCGATGACGCCGCGCCCCTACGACGGCCGCGACCGCATGGCCAGCCCGCCGCCCAAGCCGCTGGACATCGTGGAGCCCGATGGCAAGAACTTCACCATCAGCGGCAACACCCTGCGCTGGCAGAACTGGCAGTTCCACCTGCGGCTGGATTCACGCGTGGGCCTGGTGCTGTCCACCGTCACCTACGACGACCGCGGCACCAAACGCAAGGTGATGTACGAAGGCTCGCTGGGCGGCATGATCGTGCCCTACGGCGACCCCGACGTGGGCTGGTACTTCAAGGCCTACCTCGACTCGGGCGAGTACGGCATGGGCACCCTCACCTCGCCCATCGAGCCGGGCCGCGACGCACCGGCCAATGCCGCGCTGCTGGACGCCACGCTGGCCGACTTCAACGGCGCGCCGGTGCAGGTGCCGCGTGCCATCGCGGTGTTCGAGCGTTATGCCGGCCCCGAGTACAAGCACCAGGAGATGGGCAAGCCCAACGTGAGCGTGGAACGCCGCGAGCTGGTGGTGCGCTGGATCAGCACCGTGGGCAACTACGACTACCTGTTCGACTGGGTCTTCGCCGAGAACGGCACCATCGGCATCAATGCCGGCGCCACCGGCATCGAGGCGGTCAAGGCCGTCAAGACCCGCACCATGGCCGATGCCACCGCCGCCGAGGACACCCGCTACGGCACGCTGCTGGACCACCACATCGTGGGCACGACGCACCAGCACATCTACAACTTCCGGCTCGACCTGGACGTGGACGGCGAAGGCAACACGCTGACCGAGATCGACCCGGTGGTGGCGCCCAACACCCGCGGCGGCCCGCGCACCAGCACCATGCAGACGGTGCAGCGCAACGTGAAGACCGAACGCCAGGCGGCGCAGAAGTTCGATGCCTCCACCGTGCGGCTGCTGAGCAACCCTTCGCGCAGCAACAAGGTGGGCAACCCGGTGTCGTACCAGCTGATCCCGTATGCCGGCGGCACGCACCCGATCGCCAAGGGCGCCAACTTCGGGGCCGACGAGTGGATCTACCACCGGCTGAGCTTCATGGACAAGCAGATCTGGGTCACCCGCTACCGCGAGGACGAGCGCTTTCCGGAAGGCCGCTACCCCAACCGCTCGAAGACCGACACCGGGCTGGGCCAGTTCACCGCCGACGACGAGCCGATAGCGAACACCGACAACGTGGTGTGGCTGACCACCGGCACCACCCACGTGGCCCGCGCCGAAGAGTGGCCCATCATGCCCACCGAGTGGGTGCATGTGCTGCTCAAGCCCTGGAACTTCTTCGACGAAACGCCGACCCTGGGCCGGGGACCGGCCGCGAAGTGA
- a CDS encoding response regulator, with protein sequence MTLEGGLRILLADDHAVLRAGLRRLFESAGARVVGEAETGEQACRLHAELQPQVLVMDLSMPGMGGIEALRRVRQREAGARVVILSMHESATFATQALRAGALGYVAKSAVADELIEAVRQAAQGRVFVSAAIAQRMASSRSLPAADPATQLSSREFEIFRLLAEGHALDAIAARLYLSSKTVANHQTLIKQKLGVTTPIELVRLAIQHGVVTG encoded by the coding sequence ATGACGCTGGAGGGGGGCCTGCGCATCCTGCTGGCCGACGACCATGCGGTCCTGCGCGCCGGTCTGCGGCGACTGTTCGAATCGGCGGGCGCGCGGGTGGTGGGCGAGGCCGAGACCGGCGAGCAAGCCTGCCGGCTGCATGCCGAGCTGCAACCGCAGGTGCTGGTGATGGACCTGTCCATGCCGGGCATGGGCGGCATCGAGGCGCTGCGCCGCGTGCGCCAGCGCGAGGCCGGCGCGCGGGTGGTCATCCTCTCGATGCACGAAAGCGCCACCTTCGCCACGCAGGCGCTGCGGGCCGGGGCGCTGGGCTACGTGGCCAAATCGGCGGTGGCCGACGAGCTGATCGAGGCGGTGCGGCAGGCGGCGCAGGGCCGGGTGTTCGTCAGCGCGGCCATCGCCCAGCGCATGGCCAGCAGCCGCAGCCTGCCGGCCGCCGACCCGGCCACCCAGCTCAGCAGCCGCGAGTTCGAGATCTTCCGCCTGCTGGCCGAAGGCCATGCGCTGGACGCCATCGCCGCGCGCCTGTACCTGAGCAGCAAGACCGTGGCCAACCACCAGACGCTGATCAAGCAGAAGCTGGGCGTGACCACGCCCATCGAGCTGGTGCGCCTGGCCATCCAGCATGGCGTCGTCACCGGCTGA